AGCCAGGTTCTCTGCCAGTCTATGTAAATCAAAGACAATCTTCAAGTTGGTGCGTCGTTAAAAGGATACATAACACCAGAACTTAAGTGGATAATGTGTTTTAGTTGACGTGAACACCACCTCATAAAAACACTCCAGGTGTGGTGTTTCCCAGTGGAGCAGAATATCCATCTTTTATTCCTTGTGTTGCATTACCTAAAATCATTCACAGAACATTCAACATGTACATAAAGGCAACTGAGCCTAGTTTGTCCATGGAGCTTGGAAAGAGGTCCAGAAGTATCAGTACCTTTTTTATTACACCTGAGTTTAACTTTGAGAAGGAACACCAACTGCTAAATGCCATCACTCTTCTCGTTAGCAACATCCAGTTTCTTTACTCCTTTAACTACCCATGCGAAGAAGCCTCTGAGATGTTATTCCTACAGAGAATGAGGTGAAAAACACATTCCAAAAGAAAAATGCAAGCTGCAGACCAGTATTTGTGTGTATAAACAGTATTTCAGCACTAAAGAGAGGACACAATTCACATTCACAGCTTTTCCTTTATCAATGGTCCAGCTCGTTGAGCATATCTCCTGGCACTGGGAGATGTTCCTTTCCCTTCTCATTGTAAATGACTGCCTAATGCAGGTTGGGTTACCAGTGTcccaaaaaaatgtatctcatttgAAGGTAACACTATAACAGAAGGCTGTCTGAGGAGTGAGACACCAATTGGTGTTACAAGTTGCATTTTCAACAATCTTCCTAATTTCTGTCATTGTGTTCTCCATCTCCATGTATATTCCAGGTTGTAAAAGTGTTGTAGAAGGTATTCATTTTTCATGAGTTGCCACTGCAATCTCACCTTTCATACTCCTTGTTTATTGCCTGGGCCATTGGGAGATGCTGTTCCCAATATCTGCTGCCTATCAGACAAGAACAAAGTTACTACAGGTGAGAAATATTGATGTGAAAGCATTAGTCATATGTAAATAAATCTGTAAGTGAAGTCGATTTTTTTGATCAATTATTTGATCATTTGGTATTTGCATACTTCTATTGGAATTGTATATTGATAAGATATTTGTTCAACTCTATCTGTCAGCTCCTTATCATGAGGACTGAGAGGTAAATGACCTCTTACCCAGTGCAAAGTAACTGTTCTCCAACCACTGCTCTTTGTGGAACGAACATTCCCTGGAAGTGTCCTGCAACATTTGAATGCCTGTATATAGCCATGCGAGTTTGGCTTGGGGAGAAAGGTAGGTGTTGGGGCCTCTGTAAGGCTTCCATCAAATGTGGATGAGGATGCTGTTGGGCAAATTGTCTGCTGGGAAATTGGTGGCTGGAATATGACCCACCTGCCATCATATGGGATGTAGGTGAACCACCTTGCTGCATGCTGTAATGCATGGCACGAGGGCCATAAGAGAAATTGGGGTGTGGCTGAGCTGAAATACGATGTCGGGCTGCAGCATTGTGGCTGTCCAGGTCCAAGATCTCTTTCGGGCTGTCGGAGTGTTCAGAAGGTTCTTCAGTTCTTGCCTGCTTGGCAGGGCTGCCATCCTCCCTGCTTTCCAAAGCACTGCTATGAGACCCATCAGGTAAAGAACTCGGTGACATTAAGCTCCCACTAGATCCATCCGAGCCCTTAGGAGACATGGTGTTTTTCTTCTGCCGGCCATTAAAACTGCCAACTAATGGTGATGGGTAAGAATTGGGCATCATTGGGTGTTGAGGCTGGTATGGATGTCTAGGCCACTCCTCAGTGGGAAATCCAGGTCTGCCGTGTCTGTGCGGCTGATAGAACTGCTGCTGCTGGTACTGAGGATACATGCTCGGGTGGCTCTGAGGATGCTGTGTTGTCATGCGATACTGGTATGGAACAGCTTGCTGCTGATAAGCAGGACAATGTGCAGGATTATGATGAGGGCTATTTGTCTTTGATGGAGGTCCCTGGTTTGGGTAAGGTTGGTGGTTTGAGGGGTGTAATTGTCTACCTATATGTGGGCCAAAGTGTTGATGTGTTGGCTGATTTACATTGTATTGAGCCATGGTGGTGCTCTCTGGACCCTGAGAGTGTGTTGGACATGCCTGATTGTGAAGTGGTGCTGGACCCTGCCTTCCCAGCTGGGTTTGTTTTTCTGGACTGAAGGGCTGTTGCTTGTAAAGTCCATTGGCACAGTCAGTCCTCAGTTTAGGATTGCTGGCATCTTGGGAAACTGTGCTCCCATCTGATACTATCCTACTGGTAGGCTCACAAGGCCTTTGGTCTGCCTGATCAGCCGGAGAGGGCTGAGCGAGTGGATGAGATACAGGATGGCTGGGAGGTAGAGAGCTGAGGGTTGCAGGCTGATGAACACCATGCTGTCCCCCCTGAAGTGCAATCTGTGGCATTCCATGGAGAGCTCCTGGCTGTGGGCCTTTGACAGATCCATTGTGTGGTATTTGCTGTGAGCCATTTTGAGGGTATTGATGAgatacattttgtgacatttGTTGAGGAAGATTCTGCAGCATGTGTGGAGGaacattctgggattgcctttgAGAGCCATTCCCAGTAAATTGTGGTGGAACATTTTGATGGATTTGTTGAGAGGAATGCTGAGGCATTGCATATGGAGTTTTCTGGGGCATCTGCTGAGGACCATTTGGGGAAAATTTTGAAGAATCCTCCACAGACATATGCTGCTGGGGTACTAGTTGGGTAGCATTTTGTAAATTGGGTTGGTCACTGTTGTGAGGTGTTTCTAGATTTAGTCGATCGTGTATGTCTTCATTCTGATTTGAACATTCTTTGCTTGTAGTAGAAACTGATGCTGGAGATTTCCCCAGTGACGTTTGTCTCTGTGTTGAGCTACGCCAGTCTGGCACAGTTGGGTTTTGCAGAGAGTTATCAGGCTGCTCTGATTTTTCTGTTTGATTAGGACAAAAGTGACTGTCTGCCTCAGTCAGATTAGAATTCTCTCCAGGCAACTGATTTTCACCAGATTTTGTACTTGAACCTGTCAGGATATAAAATGGtgttaaaatgtgcttaaatcATTCAGGAGACACCCATCAAACATTCAATCTCTCATAGAAAGCAATTAGTGAAATCACAAAAATATGGCATGGATAGCCACTCCTACCTTTGGGGGATAAGAGTGTGTGCTGGCTGTCTGCTCCACCATCTCTAGAAGGTCCGACACCATCTCTAGAAGGTCTGAAGAGGTGGTTTCCAGAAGACAGTGCCATTGTACCTCCACTTTGTAGAGTGGGCTGGAAGTTGCCAACGCTTTGGTATGATGAGGCAGAGAGTTGCTGGAGGGCAATCATCTCGGGACTATCAATCATAGATGCCAAAATTGGCCTGGAGTCCTGAGGGGCCCCTGGTGGTCTTTGACCAATGAGACCGTGAGAGTTAATAGAGGGCATTCTATATGGACCATTTGCTATTGCATAACCACCACTGTGTGGAGGACAGATCATGCTGTGATTGTATGGATGCTGGCTTGTCGTACTCTGTTCTTGTATCATTGGTCCACCAGGTGTCTGCTGTCCTTGATGGTTCATGGGTGGCCAAATACTGGGCATGTTCATGCCATGGGGGCCATAAGGAGGGTAGGAACTATGCACTGGGACACCTGGCCTAGGGTACCTGTTCCCCACAGTTTGCATGGGCTGTCCTTCTGAATGCTGGTGTGAAGGGTACATATTGCCCTCAGGTGGAGGGGCACAGAGACCTCCAGGCTGAAAGGCCACTGGCCTTGGGCCCAGGGAAGGGCCATGAGTGGGTCCAGGATAGGAAGGTTGGTGATGTGGAGGTTGAAGTGGCCTTACATCAGTTCCTACTGGGTATCTGGGACTAAGATGTGGACCACTTAAATGGGAATTCTTATGAAGACAAaagatatataaaacattatGAATAAACTTCAAGGTGAATGAATGGACAGTATTTTCAAAACTAATACTGCTGGATAAAGGAAAACATACCTGCATGCTGTAGTGAGGCATGTGCTGAGGTCCATGGTCCTCTGATGGCCTGGACATGAGGGGTCGCAGTCCAGGGTATGGATACTGAGGGTCAATCATCAT
This genomic window from Myxocyprinus asiaticus isolate MX2 ecotype Aquarium Trade chromosome 48, UBuf_Myxa_2, whole genome shotgun sequence contains:
- the LOC127437814 gene encoding chromatin remodeling regulator CECR2-like isoform X2; its protein translation is MSQGYITSVEEIQSWWEVPAIAHFCSLFRTAFNLPDFEIEELEQALLKQDQDFLSDLLCLLLQGCYQRSDITIQSFSSYLEDIINYRWVLEEGKPNPLNEHTFEELPPRTQVELLHRLCDYRLDAADVFDRLKGLDADSLRVEPLGQDGAGALYWYFYGTRLYKEEPVKPVSPQYSETHDKVPEKKRRGRPPKKKLEDTLPMEEEMEEESMKAEEERIEESKPVLEESHERKRGAWSLLCNTEEQWTSLAESIKDKISPRDRHLHRIITQNFLPEISNMIEYKEKEMMQKLLNPSAECSNYNHTEQHSSKEDGTWATSKMEQKQTEEDLEREALLAEQWREEERLLQEEQEREEQEKVKAVEERARRRKQREEKAWLLSQGKELPTELLNLETHSPIRRARRTKEFYDMDDDYTALYKVLEALKAHKDAWPFMEPVDESYAPNYHEIIQTPMDLSTIERKLNDGEYVAKEEFVADVKLMFENCLEYNGEESEYTIMAESLERCFGRALLKHFPSEDGDTDEEFHVSSEDRDRKEKKKSKSHRQSGPESLIKATEQVQKRKSSNSGKGNSQQQDKPNFPQQPPPFNYISGPSHLHNIHPVQQQPGTLHPAQQFHRPAGPPGPGMYAQHMMIDPQYPYPGLRPLMSRPSEDHGPQHMPHYSMQNSHLSGPHLSPRYPVGTDVRPLQPPHHQPSYPGPTHGPSLGPRPVAFQPGGLCAPPPEGNMYPSHQHSEGQPMQTVGNRYPRPGVPVHSSYPPYGPHGMNMPSIWPPMNHQGQQTPGGPMIQEQSTTSQHPYNHSMICPPHSGGYAIANGPYRMPSINSHGLIGQRPPGAPQDSRPILASMIDSPEMIALQQLSASSYQSVGNFQPTLQSGGTMALSSGNHLFRPSRDGVGPSRDGGADSQHTLLSPKGSSTKSGENQLPGENSNLTEADSHFCPNQTEKSEQPDNSLQNPTVPDWRSSTQRQTSLGKSPASVSTTSKECSNQNEDIHDRLNLETPHNSDQPNLQNATQLVPQQHMSVEDSSKFSPNGPQQMPQKTPYAMPQHSSQQIHQNVPPQFTGNGSQRQSQNVPPHMLQNLPQQMSQNVSHQYPQNGSQQIPHNGSVKGPQPGALHGMPQIALQGGQHGVHQPATLSSLPPSHPVSHPLAQPSPADQADQRPCEPTSRIVSDGSTVSQDASNPKLRTDCANGLYKQQPFSPEKQTQLGRQGPAPLHNQACPTHSQGPESTTMAQYNVNQPTHQHFGPHIGRQLHPSNHQPYPNQGPPSKTNSPHHNPAHCPAYQQQAVPYQYRMTTQHPQSHPSMYPQYQQQQFYQPHRHGRPGFPTEEWPRHPYQPQHPMMPNSYPSPLVGSFNGRQKKNTMSPKGSDGSSGSLMSPSSLPDGSHSSALESREDGSPAKQARTEEPSEHSDSPKEILDLDSHNAAARHRISAQPHPNFSYGPRAMHYSMQQGGSPTSHMMAGGSYSSHQFPSRQFAQQHPHPHLMEALQRPQHLPFSPSQTRMAIYRHSNVAGHFQGMFVPQRAVVGEQLLCTGQQILGTASPNGPGNKQGV
- the LOC127437814 gene encoding chromatin remodeling regulator CECR2-like isoform X1 codes for the protein MSQGYITSVEEIQSWWEVPAIAHFCSLFRTAFNLPDFEIEELEQALLKQDQDFLSDLLCLLLQGCYQRSDITIQSFSSYLEDIINYRWVLEEGKPNPLNEHTFEELPPRTQVELLHRLCDYRLDAADVFDRLKGLDADSLRVEPLGQDGAGALYWYFYGTRLYKEEPVKPVSPQYSETHDKVPEKKRRGRPPKKKLEDTLPMEEEMEEESMKAEEERIEESKPVLEESHERKRGAWSLLCNTEEQWTSLAESIKDKISPRDRHLHRIITQNFLPEISNMIEYKEKEMMQKLLNPSAECSNYNHTEQHSSKEDGTWATSKMEQKQTEEDLEREALLAEQWREEERLLQEEQEREEQEKVKAVEERARRRKQREEKAWLLSQGKELPTELLNLETHSPIRRARRTKEFYDMDDDYTALYKVLEALKAHKDAWPFMEPVDESYAPNYHEIIQTPMDLSTIERKLNDGEYVAKEEFVADVKLMFENCLEYNGEESEYTIMAESLERCFGRALLKHFPSEDGDTDEEFHVSSEDRDRKEKKKSKSHRQSGPESLIKATEQVQKRKSSNSGKGNSQQQDKPNFPQQPPPFNYISGPSHLHNIHPVQQQPGTLHPAQQFHRPAGPPGPGMYAQHMMIDPQYPYPGLRPLMSRPSEDHGPQHMPHYSMQNSHLSGPHLSPRYPVGTDVRPLQPPHHQPSYPGPTHGPSLGPRPVAFQPGGLCAPPPEGNMYPSHQHSEGQPMQTVGNRYPRPGVPVHSSYPPYGPHGMNMPSIWPPMNHQGQQTPGGPMIQEQSTTSQHPYNHSMICPPHSGGYAIANGPYRMPSINSHGLIGQRPPGAPQDSRPILASMIDSPEMIALQQLSASSYQSVGNFQPTLQSGGTMALSSGNHLFRPSRDGVGPSRDGGADSQHTLLSPKGSSTKSGENQLPGENSNLTEADSHFCPNQTEKSEQPDNSLQNPTVPDWRSSTQRQTSLGKSPASVSTTSKECSNQNEDIHDRLNLETPHNSDQPNLQNATQLVPQQHMSVEDSSKFSPNGPQQMPQKTPYAMPQHSSQQIHQNVPPQFTGNGSQRQSQNVPPHMLQNLPQQMSQNVSHQYPQNGSQQIPHNGSVKGPQPGALHGMPQIALQGGQHGVHQPATLSSLPPSHPVSHPLAQPSPADQADQRPCEPTSRIVSDGSTVSQDASNPKLRTDCANGLYKQQPFSPEKQTQLGRQGPAPLHNQACPTHSQGPESTTMAQYNVNQPTHQHFGPHIGRQLHPSNHQPYPNQGPPSKTNSPHHNPAHCPAYQQQAVPYQYRMTTQHPQSHPSMYPQYQQQQFYQPHRHGRPGFPTEEWPRHPYQPQHPMMPNSYPSPLVGSFNGRQKKNTMSPKGSDGSSGSLMSPSSLPDGSHSSALESREDGSPAKQARTEEPSEHSDSPKEILDLDSHNAAARHRISAQPHPNFSYGPRAMHYSMQQGGSPTSHMMAGGSYSSHQFPSRQFAQQHPHPHLMEALQRPQHLPFSPSQTRMAIYRHSNVAGHFQGMFVPQRAVVGEQLLCTGRYWEQHLPMAQAINKEYER